One Propionispora hippei DSM 15287 genomic window, AAATTATAAATAGTAAGGCAGATGGATAAACTATGGCAAAAATACTGGTTGTTGATGACAGTCCGGTAGAAATAAAGATTGTGCGTAATTTCCTGCAGGACAGGCATGAGATTATTGAGGCCCAGGAAGGGAACCGGGCGCTTGAGCTGGCGGCTGCTTGCCGGCCAGATCTCATTTTATTGGATATTATCATGCCCGGTCTTGATGGTTTCTCTATTTGCCGTGCCTTGAAAAGCCGTTCTGATTTGGCGGATATTCCGGTTATTTTTATAACCAGCGCTACGCAGATCAGGGATGTTGTAGAGGGCTTTCGCAGCGGCGGTCAGGACTATATCATCAAACCTTTCTACGCACTGGAACTGCAGGCTAGAATTAAGGTCCATCTGGAACTGAGGCAATCGCAGAAAACGTTGCAGCAATATATTCTGCAGATGGAGCAAAAGAACGAAGAATTAGAGAAGATGATGGAGAAGCTGGAGATTTCCGCTAAAACCGATTATGTTACAGGGCTGGTCAACCGCCGCAGCATGATGGAAACCATGCAGCAGGAAATGGAACGGCTGAAGCGGGAAGCCGGCCAGTGTGCGCTCATCTTGGGGGATATTGATAATTTCAAGCAGGTAAACGATACCTATGGTCACGAATGCGGCGATATGGTGCTGAAAACAGTGTCGGCATGCATGCGGTCAGTGCTGGGCAGTCAGAACTACCTGTCGCGCTGGGGCGGCGAGGAGTTTTTGATGCTGTTGCCGGGAGCCGGACTGACTGAAGCGAAGCAGCGTGCCGAACAAGTCAGAGCAGCTATTGCCAAGCAGGTTTTTCTGTATCGCGGCCGTGAGTTTTCCCTGACTATTACGTTGTCGGTGATTGTGCTGGCCGCCGATTCCGAGTTGGATGAAAGCATGCGGGTGCTGGATAACGGCTTGTATCTGGGGAAAAGATGTTCGAAGAATTGCGTGGTCGATTCCCGGGACGGCGGTGTTTGTTCCCGGGAGCAGGGTGGCCTGTGAGAGAAAAAGTACAATCGACACTAATAAAGTAAGGAGCCTTCGATCGAAGGCTCCCTTTTGTTTATACTAACTGCAGCAGCCGGGCTGTCTGGGCTACCAGAAAACACACGCCAAAGGCCAGGATAGTGGGAATGAGGAAGGTCAGCAAGGTCCACTTGAGGCTGCCTGATTCTTTGTAGGCCGATAGGAGGGCGGTGGTGCAGGGCCAGTGCAGCAGGCAAAACAGCATGGTGCAGGTGGCGGTCAGCCAGGTCCAGCCATTAGCGAGGAGAATCTCTCCCAGCTCGGCCAGCGAATCTACCTCAGTCATCTGCCCGGCCGCCAGATAGCCCATCAATAAAATCGGCATGACAATTTCATTGGCCGGCAAGCCAAGAATAAAGGCCAGCAGAATGAAACCGTCCATACCCACCGCTTGACCGAAGGGCGCCAAAAAGCCGGCCATATGGGCTAAAATACTGCTGTTGCCTATGTATACATTGGCCAGTATCCAGGTGACGGCTCCGGCCGGCGCAGCCATAATCAGAGCCCGCTTGAGGACGAAGTAGGTGCGGTCAATTAAGGAACGGTAAATAATCGCGCCAATTTGCGGCGGCCGGTAAGGCGGCAGCTCCAGAACCAGGGAAGAGGGTTCTCCTTTTAACAGCGTATGGGACAGTACCCAGGAAACGGCGAAAGTGGTCAGAATACCTAGGAGGACCAGTCCGGTAATAACGGCGGCGGCCACCAGTGTTTCAAATTGCCGGGCAAACAAACCTCCGACAAAGATGGTGGCAATGGCAATCAGGGTGGGAAATCGCCCGTTGCAGGGGACAAAATTATTGGTCACGATGGCAATCAGACGCTCCCGGGGAGAATCGATAATCCGGCAGGATACAATACCGGCGGCGTTGCAGCCGAAGCCCATACACATGGTAAGTGCCTGTTTGCCGCAGGCCTTGCATTTTTTGAAAATATGATCCATGTTGAAGGCGACACGGGGCAGATAGCCCAGATCTTCCAGCAGGGTAAACAGGGGGAAGAAAATAGCCATGGGCGGCAGCATGACTGAAACCACCCAAGCCAGGCCGCGATACAGGCCTAAGACAAGTACACCGTGCAGCCAGGCAGGGGAACCGGCTGCTGTAAACCAAATAGTTAGCTGATCCTGGAAGGCAAACAAGGCACCGGCCAATAAGTCGGAAGGAACGTTGGCTCCTTCGATGGTAATCCAGAAAATAACTCCTAACAGGGCCAGCATAATGGGATAACCAAAAAGCCGCGAGGTAACAATATCATCCAGCTTTTGGTCCCAGGAACGGGGCGACTCCCGGGACCGGCGCACTACTTTTTGCGTAATTTGCTCGGCATTGGCATAGATATCGGTAACGATAATGTCGCCCAACTGGGTGCCGGTGCCGCGGCGAAGAGCATCCGCCGCGGCGAGAGTCTCGGACAGGCTGGTGATGGGCTTGACGGTTCCGCTCATATGGCTGCTACCTCCTTGGCTAAGGGCAAAGCGGTTTGCCGGGTAATGTGCCGGTGGATTTGTTCAATGAACCCGGTATCCCCGTCAAGCAGCCGAAGCGCTACCCAGCGGGGGTTTAGCGCCGTGCCGACCAGGCGGGTAATGCCCGGCAGCAAGGCGGCTACCGCTTCTTCCACCACCGGTGAATAAGTAATCTGGCGGGGTGAAGGCTGCTTAATGCCAATGCTGACCTGATACAGCGTTTCTTTTAAGCTTTCCAGCCCTTCGCCCTGACGGGCCGCTGTGGCTACGACGGGAACACCCAGTTCACGCTCCAGGGCCGGCAGGTCGATGTGAATATTCTTTTTGCGTGCTTCATCCATTAAATTGACGCATACAATGCAGTTGGCGGTGATATCCATGACCTGGAGCGCCAGGTTTAAATTCCGCTCCAGGCAGGTGGCATCAAGCACCACCAGGGTAGCATCGGGTTTGCCGAAGCAGATGAAATCACGGGCCACTTCCTCTTCCACCGTATGAGCCAGAATGGAATAGGTTCCCGGCAAATCGACCAGCAAAAAGTTTTGTTTGTGGTGAGTGAACGTGCCTTGGGCATTATCTACCGTTTTGCCGGGCCAATTTCCGGTATGCTGCCTAAGGCCGGTCAGGGCATTAAACACAGTGCTTTTGCCGACATTGGGATTGCCGGCCAGCGCAATAATGAACTGCTGGGAATCGGCGGTAATGCCGAAATGTTCCTGCAGCACCTGGGCGCGATTTTCAATTTGTCCATTCAATGGATATCGCCTCCGTTATTTATTTGGGTAAATCTTAATCAGACGGGCATCATGGCTACGCAGGGCAATGGTGGTGCCGCGCACTTTATAGGCAATGGGATCGCCGGCCGGGCTGCGGCGCACACACTCGACCGGTGTTCCCGGCACAATACCTAAGTCTAATACCCGGCGGCGGAGTAAGCCATCCAGTTCCACCGAGGAAATGCGGCAAGAGGAACCAACCGTAAGCTCGGCTAAAGAAGCGGGATCATTTATCATTTGCATTGTACAATACCTCCTGACTGCCTAGGGCAGTGAAAAATTCAAGATAAGGTTAGCCTCAGCTAACATGAGGGGGCAAAAAAACGGTTAGCGCAGGCTAACAATTAGGGCGTGTTTTCAAACTAACGGAAGGATCCATGGCAATGGTTTTGCGCCAGACAAGGCAAGTTTTTGCAGGAATGGCAGGCTCCTCTATTTCAAAAAAGTTTAACCAAGTATGGCTCAAAAAGCACCGCCAGGGACCGTCTCGGATAGTTTGAAAACACGCCCCCTCGGGAATTACCCCTTTGCTATATGATATGGGAGAGTCGCAAGAATGTTACAGCAGGCTAAGTTTTTTAAATGACACAGCCGGCGGTAGTCAACCGTAGTGTTTTCTGCTACTATAAACATGGGAGGCTGCCGGTAAAGACAGAAGTTTTTCGAAAAACGGTTGAAAGCCTTTTTTTATGTAAAGAATAGTACCGTGTCAACCTTAAGGTGGGCCTGTCGCAGCACCGGTGGTGCGGCTGGACAGTAACTGCCGGTGTGGTCGGCCGGTCAGAGGAGGAAGCTATGAAAGCGCGAGTAGGACAATATGCCGCAGTAGCGTTGGGGTGCTTTATTTCCAGCGCATCAATTAATCTTTTTTTGGTGCCCCACCAGTTGTTGAGCGGTGGTGTAACCGGCATTGCCATTATTTCTTACTTGTTGTTTGGCCTGCCTATCGGAGTGCAGAATTTTCTGCTGAATGTCCCGCTGGTGTATGCCGCTTATCGTCAGTTGGGCAAAGACTATACTGTTTTGTGCATCTACGGCATCATCATGTTTTCTTTTGCCGTTGATGCGACCCGTTTTCTGGGAAGCTGGAATGTTCTGGACGATACCTTGCTGGCAGCCATTGCCGGCGGTGTGGTCAGTGGTATCGGCTCAGGGATTATTTTCCGGGTTAACGGCAGCGGCGGCGGCCTGGATATTGTGGCCGCCATTATTAAGAAACACTACTCCTTTAATGTAGGCCTGGTGGGTTTTGCCGCTAACTGCCTGATCATGCTGGTCGCTGCCGCCTTATTTGGCCTTAAGCCCGCTATTTTGACCCTGATCGCCATGTTTA contains:
- a CDS encoding diguanylate cyclase, translated to MAKILVVDDSPVEIKIVRNFLQDRHEIIEAQEGNRALELAAACRPDLILLDIIMPGLDGFSICRALKSRSDLADIPVIFITSATQIRDVVEGFRSGGQDYIIKPFYALELQARIKVHLELRQSQKTLQQYILQMEQKNEELEKMMEKLEISAKTDYVTGLVNRRSMMETMQQEMERLKREAGQCALILGDIDNFKQVNDTYGHECGDMVLKTVSACMRSVLGSQNYLSRWGGEEFLMLLPGAGLTEAKQRAEQVRAAIAKQVFLYRGREFSLTITLSVIVLAADSELDESMRVLDNGLYLGKRCSKNCVVDSRDGGVCSREQGGL
- a CDS encoding nucleoside recognition domain-containing protein — translated: MSGTVKPITSLSETLAAADALRRGTGTQLGDIIVTDIYANAEQITQKVVRRSRESPRSWDQKLDDIVTSRLFGYPIMLALLGVIFWITIEGANVPSDLLAGALFAFQDQLTIWFTAAGSPAWLHGVLVLGLYRGLAWVVSVMLPPMAIFFPLFTLLEDLGYLPRVAFNMDHIFKKCKACGKQALTMCMGFGCNAAGIVSCRIIDSPRERLIAIVTNNFVPCNGRFPTLIAIATIFVGGLFARQFETLVAAAVITGLVLLGILTTFAVSWVLSHTLLKGEPSSLVLELPPYRPPQIGAIIYRSLIDRTYFVLKRALIMAAPAGAVTWILANVYIGNSSILAHMAGFLAPFGQAVGMDGFILLAFILGLPANEIVMPILLMGYLAAGQMTEVDSLAELGEILLANGWTWLTATCTMLFCLLHWPCTTALLSAYKESGSLKWTLLTFLIPTILAFGVCFLVAQTARLLQLV
- a CDS encoding FeoB small GTPase domain-containing protein — encoded protein: MNGQIENRAQVLQEHFGITADSQQFIIALAGNPNVGKSTVFNALTGLRQHTGNWPGKTVDNAQGTFTHHKQNFLLVDLPGTYSILAHTVEEEVARDFICFGKPDATLVVLDATCLERNLNLALQVMDITANCIVCVNLMDEARKKNIHIDLPALERELGVPVVATAARQGEGLESLKETLYQVSIGIKQPSPRQITYSPVVEEAVAALLPGITRLVGTALNPRWVALRLLDGDTGFIEQIHRHITRQTALPLAKEVAAI
- a CDS encoding FeoA family protein codes for the protein MQMINDPASLAELTVGSSCRISSVELDGLLRRRVLDLGIVPGTPVECVRRSPAGDPIAYKVRGTTIALRSHDARLIKIYPNK
- a CDS encoding YitT family protein, whose translation is MKARVGQYAAVALGCFISSASINLFLVPHQLLSGGVTGIAIISYLLFGLPIGVQNFLLNVPLVYAAYRQLGKDYTVLCIYGIIMFSFAVDATRFLGSWNVLDDTLLAAIAGGVVSGIGSGIIFRVNGSGGGLDIVAAIIKKHYSFNVGLVGFAANCLIMLVAAALFGLKPAILTLIAMFIGANLTDKVVEGFNRRKTVYIISYNTDEISKAILKEVGRGATILRGEGAFTRQAKQVIFVVVSLTQIAKLKFLVQSADPNAFMIVSDAAEVLGRGFTLPGSRER